From one Sulfurimonas sp. genomic stretch:
- a CDS encoding HAD family hydrolase: protein MRVVIFDMDGTLLDSQKDITISVNHVRKTHYSLEPLSEKFIVDAINMEVRNLPYLFYQTEIYEDSARDIFEEHYYEQCVKNPYLYDGIKETLEALINNGIKISVATNAPTKFAKRMLEYLDVAHLFDVIIGADKVKHSKPSPEMLHHILEHYNYEHDKHRAWMIGDNSKDMLSAKNAGINSIFATWGFTPQSDHEIVIKNPKEILDIII from the coding sequence ATGCGTGTAGTTATATTTGATATGGACGGCACACTGCTTGATTCTCAAAAAGATATAACTATTTCCGTAAATCATGTGAGAAAAACTCACTACAGCCTTGAGCCGTTAAGTGAAAAATTTATCGTAGATGCGATCAATATGGAAGTCAGAAATCTTCCGTATCTTTTTTATCAAACTGAGATATACGAAGATAGTGCTAGAGATATATTTGAAGAGCATTATTATGAACAATGTGTAAAGAATCCTTACCTTTATGATGGTATAAAGGAAACTCTAGAAGCTTTAATAAACAATGGCATAAAAATATCAGTAGCTACAAATGCACCAACAAAGTTTGCAAAAAGAATGCTTGAGTACTTGGATGTAGCACACCTTTTTGATGTAATAATAGGTGCAGATAAAGTAAAACATTCAAAACCAAGTCCTGAGATGCTTCATCATATACTTGAACACTATAATTACGAACATGACAAGCATAGAGCATGGATGATCGGTGATAACTCTAAAGATATGTTGAGTGCAAAAAATGCAGGTATAAACTCTATTTTCGCTACATGGGGATTTACACCGCAGTCCGATCACGAGATAGTTATAAAAAATCCCAAGGAAATTTTAGATATAATAATTTAA
- a CDS encoding EAL domain-containing protein, which yields MMRRFTGTKFKLLLFMSIALFILMLITLINIYMNENSDLIREEKIYREKTITAYKNTIENIEILYKSRLEGIVNSPHILEAVKNKDRKKLYKLVKERWDLLKKENESVAIMHFHKPDGYTLLRMHNPSLYDDNIAAKREMCRYMHENKKPISAYEAGIHLLGHRIMIPIFYSSEYIGAVEIGIKPNYILNKMKKNYNVSGIIFAKEEEILNKKYAAKGNLLIGRYRLNTSTLDDKELIQHLPKDYKLETDTRIERDGKIFDIYLFDHKDFKGDVSAKVLIFNDVTFLTQHFQTTILKVILLLVSIYIVAVLIVKYGFEKILNKMDKTNKELQNNFAVLKSHQNAMDESSIVSKSDLSGRITYVNDKFCEITGFTREEIIGKPHSIVRHPDNPKELFRDLWTTIKSKKTWKGILKNRAKNGDYWVDISILPILDDDGSIVEYIAVRHDITQMVLQQKKLDNIANTDSLTGLGSRYKLIQDLNDSKKPALAILNVDSFSEVNDFYGHEKGDYVIIQLSSLLNSIVENTDFLVYHLQGDEFVIFSKYTDRKTFIENVSDIAKKISKNPVVIDEEELYLNLSTAISFEDKQKILSTADMALKVAKKKNKSFVVYNDDISLNDEYKNNINWTKKIKKAIETDNIVPVFQPIVNNETGEYEKYESLVRLKDEEGKLISPFFFLEISKKTKHYNKITQIMIQKSFDKFKDENHEFSINLTIEDILDQQINDYIINMLERYKIGKRVVFEIVESESIEKFEQVHSFIERVKSYNCKIAIDDFGTGYSNFEYLLKLNADYIKIDGSMIKDIDKSKEAEIVVSTIVGFAKKMGIKTIAEFVENESILNKVKEMGIDYSQGYHFSAPKLDI from the coding sequence ATGATGCGCAGATTTACAGGAACGAAATTTAAACTATTATTATTTATGTCAATAGCATTATTTATTTTGATGCTTATAACACTTATAAATATATATATGAATGAAAATAGTGACCTTATAAGAGAAGAAAAAATTTATAGAGAAAAAACTATAACTGCTTATAAGAATACTATAGAAAATATTGAAATACTTTACAAAAGTCGCTTAGAGGGTATTGTAAACTCTCCTCATATTTTAGAAGCCGTAAAAAATAAAGACAGAAAAAAACTTTATAAACTTGTAAAAGAGAGATGGGATTTATTAAAAAAAGAGAATGAAAGTGTAGCAATTATGCATTTTCATAAGCCTGATGGTTATACTCTTTTAAGAATGCATAATCCAAGTTTATATGATGATAATATAGCTGCAAAAAGAGAGATGTGCAGATATATGCACGAAAATAAAAAACCTATTTCTGCGTATGAAGCAGGTATACATCTCTTAGGTCACAGAATAATGATTCCTATCTTTTATTCTAGTGAATATATAGGGGCGGTGGAGATTGGTATTAAACCAAATTACATTTTAAATAAAATGAAAAAAAATTATAATGTATCTGGAATTATTTTTGCCAAAGAGGAAGAGATCCTTAACAAAAAATATGCGGCAAAAGGTAATTTACTTATAGGTCGCTACAGGTTAAATACAAGTACTTTAGACGATAAAGAACTTATACAACATTTACCAAAAGATTATAAGTTAGAAACTGATACCAGAATAGAAAGAGATGGAAAAATTTTTGACATATACCTTTTTGATCATAAAGATTTTAAAGGCGATGTAAGTGCGAAGGTACTTATATTTAATGACGTAACATTTTTAACACAACACTTTCAAACTACAATTTTAAAAGTCATATTGTTGTTAGTGAGCATATATATAGTTGCTGTTTTAATTGTGAAATACGGATTTGAAAAAATTTTAAATAAGATGGATAAAACAAATAAAGAACTGCAAAATAATTTTGCTGTTCTAAAAAGCCATCAAAACGCAATGGATGAGTCAAGTATAGTTTCAAAATCAGATCTTAGCGGAAGAATAACTTATGTCAATGACAAGTTTTGCGAGATAACAGGTTTTACAAGAGAAGAGATTATAGGAAAACCTCACAGTATAGTAAGACATCCTGATAATCCAAAAGAGTTATTTAGAGATTTATGGACAACTATCAAGTCAAAAAAAACTTGGAAAGGCATTTTAAAAAATAGAGCTAAAAATGGGGACTATTGGGTAGATATATCGATTTTACCAATACTAGACGATGATGGAAGTATTGTTGAATATATAGCTGTAAGACATGATATTACTCAGATGGTATTACAACAAAAAAAGCTTGATAATATAGCAAATACGGATTCTCTGACAGGACTAGGTAGCAGATATAAACTTATACAAGATCTTAATGATTCTAAAAAACCTGCTTTAGCTATACTAAATGTAGATTCTTTTTCAGAAGTTAATGATTTTTACGGGCATGAAAAAGGTGATTATGTAATTATTCAACTGTCTAGTTTATTGAACTCTATTGTTGAAAATACAGACTTTTTAGTATATCATCTACAAGGTGATGAGTTCGTTATATTCTCAAAATATACTGATAGAAAAACATTTATTGAGAATGTGTCAGATATAGCCAAAAAAATATCAAAAAATCCTGTAGTTATAGATGAAGAAGAGTTATATCTAAACCTGAGTACGGCAATCTCATTTGAAGATAAACAAAAAATTCTATCAACGGCAGATATGGCCCTTAAAGTAGCTAAAAAAAAGAATAAAAGCTTTGTTGTTTATAATGACGATATCTCTTTAAACGATGAGTATAAAAATAACATAAACTGGACTAAAAAGATAAAAAAAGCGATAGAGACTGATAATATAGTCCCTGTATTTCAGCCTATTGTTAACAATGAAACAGGTGAATATGAAAAATATGAATCTCTTGTAAGACTTAAAGATGAAGAAGGCAAACTTATATCACCGTTTTTCTTCCTTGAGATATCTAAAAAAACAAAACATTATAATAAAATCACTCAAATTATGATCCAAAAAAGTTTTGATAAGTTTAAAGATGAAAACCATGAATTTTCTATCAACCTTACAATAGAAGATATCTTAGATCAGCAGATCAACGATTATATTATCAATATGTTAGAGAGATATAAGATAGGTAAACGTGTTGTATTTGAGATTGTAGAATCAGAATCAATTGAAAAGTTTGAACAGGTTCACAGTTTTATCGAGAGGGTAAAATCTTATAACTGTAAAATAGCTATAGATGACTTTGGTACAGGGTATAGTAATTTTGAATATCTCTTAAAACTAAACGCGGACTATATTAAAATAGACGGCTCAATGATTAAAGATATTGATAAATCTAAAGAAGCAGAGATAGTAGTGTCTACTATTGTAGGTTTTGCCAAAAAAATGGGAATAAAAACTATAGCTGAGTTTGTTGAGAATGAGTCTATTTTAAATAAAGTAAAAGAGATGGGAATCGATTACTCTCAAGGTTATCATTTTAGCGCTCCCAAATTAGATATCTAG
- a CDS encoding DASS family sodium-coupled anion symporter has protein sequence MQKEFKTLPAVIVLLITLTIWFIIPVPKGVTPEAWHLLALFIGTIAAIIAKVMPIGSIAVIAITLVAITGVTNPDPKIAIKDALSGFSSPLIWLIGIAIIISRSLSKTGLGHRIGYYFISLFGKKTVGVGYSLAVSELVISPVTPSNTARGGGIIHPIMKSIASSFDSPYENKSENKTAKYLALSSYHINPITSAMFITATAPNPLVVKFIADATNLDISITWTQWALAMLLPGLVCIALVPLVINFFFPPDVKETPDAPKFAQDKLEEMGNMSRDEKITISVFGLLLFLWAGVPSMIFGDSFSFNATSVAMLGLSILLVTSVLTWEDVLNEKTAWDTITWFAALVMMASFLNKLGLIKWFSTLIETYISGMGIGWELSVFILVGLYFYAHYFFASTTAHITAMFGAFFAAGLALGAPPYFLAFILAAASSLMMSLTHYATGTSPIVYGSGYVTLKEWWKMGFIMSVVNLSIWTLVGGVWWSMLGYW, from the coding sequence ATGCAAAAAGAGTTTAAAACACTTCCGGCTGTTATTGTATTACTTATAACGCTAACTATTTGGTTTATTATCCCAGTGCCAAAAGGCGTTACACCTGAAGCTTGGCATCTTTTGGCATTGTTTATCGGAACTATTGCGGCAATAATAGCTAAAGTGATGCCAATAGGTTCTATAGCTGTTATTGCAATTACATTGGTAGCGATTACAGGTGTTACAAACCCTGATCCAAAGATAGCAATTAAAGATGCACTTAGCGGGTTTTCAAGTCCTCTTATATGGCTAATCGGTATTGCGATCATAATTTCAAGAAGTTTGTCTAAAACAGGTCTTGGACACCGTATAGGCTATTATTTTATATCACTATTTGGAAAAAAAACGGTTGGAGTAGGGTATTCTCTTGCCGTTTCAGAGCTTGTTATCTCACCTGTAACACCAAGTAATACTGCCCGTGGTGGTGGTATAATCCATCCTATTATGAAATCAATCGCATCAAGTTTTGACTCACCGTATGAAAACAAAAGTGAAAATAAGACTGCAAAGTATCTTGCATTGTCAAGTTACCATATAAATCCAATCACTTCAGCTATGTTTATTACAGCTACTGCACCTAATCCATTGGTTGTTAAGTTTATAGCAGATGCAACAAATCTTGATATAAGTATTACGTGGACTCAGTGGGCATTAGCAATGCTGCTTCCTGGTTTAGTTTGTATAGCACTAGTACCATTAGTTATAAATTTCTTTTTCCCGCCTGATGTTAAAGAAACGCCTGATGCTCCAAAATTTGCTCAAGACAAACTAGAAGAGATGGGTAATATGAGCCGTGATGAAAAGATTACAATAAGTGTATTTGGATTATTGCTTTTTTTATGGGCTGGTGTGCCATCAATGATCTTTGGAGACTCTTTTAGTTTCAATGCAACCAGTGTAGCTATGCTTGGTTTGTCTATATTGCTTGTAACTAGTGTATTGACATGGGAAGATGTGTTAAATGAGAAAACAGCTTGGGATACAATTACTTGGTTTGCAGCTCTTGTTATGATGGCGTCTTTTTTAAATAAACTTGGACTTATTAAATGGTTCTCAACTCTTATAGAAACTTATATATCAGGTATGGGTATCGGCTGGGAACTATCAGTTTTTATATTGGTCGGACTATATTTTTATGCACATTACTTTTTTGCTAGTACTACGGCACATATAACGGCTATGTTTGGTGCTTTCTTCGCAGCTGGGTTGGCTCTTGGAGCACCTCCGTATTTTTTAGCATTTATTTTAGCCGCTGCATCATCTTTAATGATGTCATTAACACACTATGCAACTGGAACATCACCTATAGTTTACGGCTCAGGTTATGTCACTTTAAAAGAGTGGTGGAAAATGGGTTTTATTATGAGTGTTGTAAATCTTAGTATCTGGACTTTAGTCGGTGGAGTTTGGTGGAGTATGTTAGGTTATTGGTAA